The sequence below is a genomic window from Nocardia fluminea.
CCGCCCTGACCTGAGGACCGACGTGCAGCTCTTTCCCGACATTCTCGCGCGTCGCGCTCTCGACGAGCCGGACCGCATCGCCTACATCTTCCTCGACGACAACGGTGCCGAACACACCACCACGACCTATCGCGAGCTCCACGACGCAGCGATGGCGGTGGCGGGACTGCTGCGCTCACGGTGTGAACCGGGCGACCGTGCCCTACTGGTCTTCCCGCAGTGCGTCGAGTTCATCACTGCCTATTTCGGTTGTCTCTACGCGAATATCGTTGCCGTGCCCGTGAATCCGCCGCGGCGCGGCAAGGTCCAGGACGCGACCCGCGCCATCGTCGCCGATTGCGCCCCCACCGCCGTGCTGACGATCGGCGCGGTGCTCGAGCCCCTGCGGTCGGTGCTCGAGCCGCTCTGTACCGCACAGCAGTGGCTGGCCGTCGACGAGTTGCCCACGACGGAGACCGATTTCGCGCCGGCGGCCGCCGATCCGGATTCCGTGGCGTTCCTGCAGTACACCTCCGGGTCGACCTCCGCGCCCAAAGGGGTGATGGTGACGCATCGAAACCTCGTGGCCAACGAGGAGATGATCCGGCACAGTTTCGGCCACGACCGCGAGTCGACCGTCGTCGGCTGGGCGCCGTTCTTCCACGATCAGGGCCTGATCGGGAATGTGCTGCAACCGGTGTACGTCGGCGCGAGCTGTATCCAGATGTCGCCGACCACCTTCATCCGGCGACCCCTGCGATGGCTCGAGGCCATCTCGCGCTATCGCGCGCACACCAGCGGCGGCCCGAACTTCGCCTTCGACGCCTGTGTCGCCCGTGCGGCGGCCGGCGAACTGCCCGATCTGGACCTGAGTTCCTGGAAGGTCGCGTTCAACGGTGCCGAGCCGATCCGGGCCGAAACTCTCGACAGATTCGCGAAAACTTTTGCCCCGCTGGGGTTCAGCGCCCAGGCGGTGTTCCCGTGCTACGGGCTCGCGGAAGCCACCTTGCTGGTGTCGGCGAGCGGGAAGGGACGTGGCCCTCGATTGCTGGACGCCGACATCGACGCACTCGCCGATCGACGCTACGTCGCCGCCGCGGTGAACCGGGGTCGCACGCTGGTCGGTTCGGGAGCGGTACTGCCGGGTGAGGCGCTGCGCATCGTCGACCCGGAGACCGGCGGGCTCTGCCCGCCGGATCGGGCAGGCGAGATCTGGGTGGCGGGTGACCATGTCGCCCAGGGCTATCGGGGCCTGCCCGAGGCCACCACCGCGACCTTCCACGCCCGCATCGGCGACGACACCGAGCACACCTACCTGCGCACGGGCGACCTCGGCCTGGTCGTCGACGACGAACTGTATGTGGTGGGCCGGCTCAAGGACATGATCATCATCCGCGGCCGCAACTACTACCCGCACGACATCGAGCACACCGTGGCGCGCGCGCACCCGGCGCTGCGAGCAGGCAGTGGCGCCGCGTTCGCGGTGCCGGGACGCGACGGCGACAAGCTGGTCGTCGTCCAGGAACTCCAGCGCGACGCCGACGTCGACTCCGACGACATCGTGGGTGCCATCCGGGCGGCGGTGACACAGGAGCACGAACTCGCCTTGGCGGACGTGGTGCTCGCGGCGCCGGGCACGGTGCAGAAGACCAGCAGCGGAAAGATCATGCGAGCAGCGGCGAGAAAGCGATACCTGCAATGAGCACCGAGACCTTCGTCTTCGATCCCACCACACCGGGATTCGCCGAGGACCCCTATCCGCACTACGCCCAACTGCGCGCCGCGGGACCCGCGCAGCGACATCCGCTCGGATTCTGGATCATCTCCCGGCACGCCGATGTGGCCGCGCTGCAGCGCTCGCCGCACTCCGTCGACGAGCAGCACCTGCGTCATCTGCCTGCGTGGAAGAGCGGCAGCACCGAGGTCCGCAAGGAGAGCCGGGTGATGGGCGGGCTGTCGATGCTGGACCAGGACCCGCCCGACCACACCCGGCTGCGACGGCTGGTGTCGAAGGCTTTCACGCCTCGGTCGATCGAGTCGTTGCAACCGCGCGTCGAGGAACTCGTCGAGGAGGCACTGGCCCGCATCGCGGCGGCCGGCACCGCGGATGTCATTGCCGAACTGGCCTTTCCGCTGCCGTTCACCATCATCTCGGAGATGCTCGGCATCCCGGTCGGCGAGCACACCCGGCTGCGGGAACTGACCGAGACCGTCGTGCTGGTGTTCGAGCCGTTCGCGAGCGCCGAGACCCAGGACCGGATCAGGGCCGCCAACCAGGAACTGTTCGGCATGGTCCGTGAACTGATCCGCTGGAAGCGCGCCAACCCGGGCGACGATCTGCTCACCGCGTTGATCAGCGCCGAGGACAACGGTGACATGCTCAGCGAGGACGAACTGATCTCGCAGGTGATGTTCCTCTACATCGCCGGCCACGAGACCACGGTGACCCACCTCGGCAGCGGAATCCTGTCGCTGCTGCGGCATCCGGACCAGGCGCGGCGGCTGCGGGCCGAGCCCGGCCTGGCCGCGGGCGCGGTCGACGAACTGATGCGCTTCGACACCCCGGTGCACCTCATGCGCCGGATCACCCTCGCACCGCTGCGGGTCGGCGAGCACGAGATCCCGGCGGGCAGCTGGGTGATCGGCGCACTGGCCGCCGCCAACCGGGACCCGGAATTCTGGGGCGCCGACGCCGGCGAACTGCGCCTGGACCGGCCGAACGCGCACCAGAACGTCTCGCTCGGCGCCGGCATCCACCACTGCCTCGGTGCCGCCCTGGTCCGGATGGAGGCACGGATCGTGTTCCCGCGCTTCGTGACCCGCTTCCCCGAGGCCGCGGTGGTCGGCCAGACCTGGAACGGCCGGATCAACCTGCGCGGCCTCGCGACATTGACGGTCGCGGTGTAGCGCTCAGCTCGGCTGTTCGGCGGGCACCGAGAACCGCATGCCGGGACGGCTCAGGTGCACGGGCCCGCCGAACTCGGCGGCCACCTCGTCGCACCGGGCCTGCTGCCATTGCTGGTGTGCCGAACCGAGATGGGTCAGCACCACCGAGCGCGCGCCGGCGGCGGCCGCCGCGCGCCCGACTTCGGTGGCGCACAGATGGCCGTGTGCTGTGTGATCCGGCTCGGCGAGGGTGGACTCGGCGAGGAAGATGTCGACATCGGCGGCGAGCGCGACCAGGCTGTCGTTCCAGCCGGTGTCGCCGGTGAACGCGATACTGCCCGTAGGGCTTTCGATCCGCACCCCGCAGGCGGGTTCGGTGTGCACCATGGGCACCAGCTCGATGCTGCAGTCGGTGAGCGGGTAGGTCGCGCCGCGCTCGTATTCGATGACCTCGTAGGCCAGATCGAATGCCCGGTTCAGGTCGGGGAAGGTCTTCACCGGAAACAGTGCGGCGAGCTGATCCAGCCGCGCGCGAGCGCCTTTCGGCACGAACAGCTTGATCCGGCTGTCCGGCGCGCCGGGCGCTCTGCGCATCGCCTGCTTGCCGATGGGCAGCACGTCGTAGCAGTGATCCAGGTGCAGGTGGCTGATGACGACCGCGTCGAGCATGCTCGCGTGCAGGTAGTTGCCGAGCAGCAGCGCGATGCCGGGACCACAGTCGAGCAGAATTCTCGACTGGCCGGTTTCGACCAGGTAGCCCGAACTGGCTGCGCCGTCGGCGGGCATACCGGCTCGATTTCCGACGATTGTCAGGTGCATTCGACATACCTTTCGACACGGGAGTTTTCGGGCCGACGGTATCGATGCGAACAGTGGCCGACGAGTCGTATCGAATATTCCGATCCGT
It includes:
- a CDS encoding cytochrome P450 — its product is MSTETFVFDPTTPGFAEDPYPHYAQLRAAGPAQRHPLGFWIISRHADVAALQRSPHSVDEQHLRHLPAWKSGSTEVRKESRVMGGLSMLDQDPPDHTRLRRLVSKAFTPRSIESLQPRVEELVEEALARIAAAGTADVIAELAFPLPFTIISEMLGIPVGEHTRLRELTETVVLVFEPFASAETQDRIRAANQELFGMVRELIRWKRANPGDDLLTALISAEDNGDMLSEDELISQVMFLYIAGHETTVTHLGSGILSLLRHPDQARRLRAEPGLAAGAVDELMRFDTPVHLMRRITLAPLRVGEHEIPAGSWVIGALAAANRDPEFWGADAGELRLDRPNAHQNVSLGAGIHHCLGAALVRMEARIVFPRFVTRFPEAAVVGQTWNGRINLRGLATLTVAV
- a CDS encoding MBL fold metallo-hydrolase codes for the protein MHLTIVGNRAGMPADGAASSGYLVETGQSRILLDCGPGIALLLGNYLHASMLDAVVISHLHLDHCYDVLPIGKQAMRRAPGAPDSRIKLFVPKGARARLDQLAALFPVKTFPDLNRAFDLAYEVIEYERGATYPLTDCSIELVPMVHTEPACGVRIESPTGSIAFTGDTGWNDSLVALAADVDIFLAESTLAEPDHTAHGHLCATEVGRAAAAAGARSVVLTHLGSAHQQWQQARCDEVAAEFGGPVHLSRPGMRFSVPAEQPS
- a CDS encoding fatty acyl-AMP ligase; protein product: MQLFPDILARRALDEPDRIAYIFLDDNGAEHTTTTYRELHDAAMAVAGLLRSRCEPGDRALLVFPQCVEFITAYFGCLYANIVAVPVNPPRRGKVQDATRAIVADCAPTAVLTIGAVLEPLRSVLEPLCTAQQWLAVDELPTTETDFAPAAADPDSVAFLQYTSGSTSAPKGVMVTHRNLVANEEMIRHSFGHDRESTVVGWAPFFHDQGLIGNVLQPVYVGASCIQMSPTTFIRRPLRWLEAISRYRAHTSGGPNFAFDACVARAAAGELPDLDLSSWKVAFNGAEPIRAETLDRFAKTFAPLGFSAQAVFPCYGLAEATLLVSASGKGRGPRLLDADIDALADRRYVAAAVNRGRTLVGSGAVLPGEALRIVDPETGGLCPPDRAGEIWVAGDHVAQGYRGLPEATTATFHARIGDDTEHTYLRTGDLGLVVDDELYVVGRLKDMIIIRGRNYYPHDIEHTVARAHPALRAGSGAAFAVPGRDGDKLVVVQELQRDADVDSDDIVGAIRAAVTQEHELALADVVLAAPGTVQKTSSGKIMRAAARKRYLQ